In Halobaculum magnesiiphilum, the following proteins share a genomic window:
- a CDS encoding single-stranded-DNA-specific exonuclease RecJ, whose amino-acid sequence MSEATRDDSEEADPAHGDEFPVPELSERAEACAARLREAGEFLLCSHIDADGLTSAAVATAAFERAGFDFETAFFKQLDADAVASIAATDYDVVCFTDFGSGQLDVIAPHEAAGEFVPVIADHHQPADAETEFHLNPLLEGLDGASELSGAGASYLLARALGDATDTDNRDLAALAVVGAVGDMQDGDGGLSGANEGLVADAVAAGALEEVTDLALYGRQTRPLPKLLEYASDARIPGISNDQAGAVEFLSDLDVPMKDADGEWRRWVDLDADERRTVASALIRRAVSSGVPSERVDSLVATTYVLADEEPGTELRDVSEFSTLLNATARYERADVGLAVCLGDRGEALDRARTLLRNHRRNLSEGLQWVTNEGVEREEHIQWFDAGTRIRETIVGIVAGMAVGADGVSARKPIVAFADKGDDETKVSARGSGFLVRQGLDLSAVMREASRAVGGDGGGHDVAAGATIPADERETFIATVDELVGEQTSGE is encoded by the coding sequence GCCGCCAGACTGCGCGAGGCGGGCGAGTTCCTCCTGTGCTCGCACATCGACGCCGACGGGCTCACCAGCGCCGCGGTCGCGACGGCGGCGTTCGAGCGCGCCGGCTTCGACTTCGAGACGGCGTTCTTCAAACAGCTCGACGCCGACGCGGTCGCCTCCATCGCCGCCACCGACTACGACGTGGTCTGTTTCACCGACTTCGGCAGCGGGCAGCTCGACGTGATCGCTCCCCACGAGGCGGCGGGCGAGTTCGTCCCCGTCATCGCGGATCACCACCAGCCCGCGGACGCGGAGACCGAGTTCCACCTCAATCCCCTGTTGGAAGGGCTCGACGGCGCGAGCGAACTGTCGGGCGCCGGGGCATCATACCTTCTCGCGCGCGCGCTCGGCGACGCGACCGACACCGACAACCGCGACCTCGCCGCCCTCGCGGTCGTGGGTGCCGTCGGCGACATGCAGGACGGCGACGGCGGCCTCTCGGGGGCCAACGAGGGGCTCGTCGCCGACGCGGTCGCCGCCGGCGCGCTGGAGGAGGTGACCGACCTGGCGCTGTACGGCCGCCAGACCCGTCCGCTCCCCAAGCTGCTGGAGTACGCCAGTGACGCCCGGATCCCGGGCATCTCGAACGACCAGGCCGGCGCCGTCGAGTTCCTCTCGGATCTCGACGTGCCGATGAAGGACGCCGACGGCGAGTGGCGCCGGTGGGTCGACCTCGACGCCGACGAGCGCCGGACGGTCGCCAGCGCGCTCATCCGCCGTGCCGTCTCCTCGGGCGTCCCCAGCGAGCGCGTGGACTCGCTCGTCGCCACCACCTACGTCCTCGCCGACGAGGAGCCCGGAACCGAGCTGCGCGACGTGAGCGAGTTCTCCACGCTGCTCAACGCGACCGCGCGCTACGAGCGCGCCGACGTGGGACTCGCCGTCTGTCTCGGCGACCGCGGCGAGGCGCTCGACCGCGCGCGAACCCTGCTTCGGAACCACCGCCGGAACCTCTCGGAGGGGCTCCAGTGGGTGACCAACGAGGGCGTCGAGCGCGAGGAACACATTCAGTGGTTCGACGCCGGCACCCGGATCCGCGAGACGATCGTCGGCATCGTCGCGGGGATGGCCGTCGGCGCCGACGGCGTCTCCGCCCGCAAGCCGATCGTCGCGTTCGCCGACAAGGGCGACGACGAGACGAAGGTCTCCGCAAGAGGGAGCGGCTTCCTCGTCCGTCAGGGACTGGACCTGTCGGCGGTGATGCGCGAGGCCAGCCGCGCGGTCGGCGGCGACGGCGGCGGCCACGACGTGGCCGCGGGCGCGACCATCCCGGCCGACGAACGTGAGACGTTCATCGCGACGGTCGACGAGCTCGTCGGCGAGCAGACATCCGGCGAGTGA
- a CDS encoding HalX domain-containing protein: protein MTRRVLIVEDEPEVADLYRGYLSGTYDVTVANTGAEALDIVDDTTDAVLLDRRLPDTSGADVLASIRDRGLDCRVAMVTAVEPDVDIVEMGFDLYLVKPATRDDIQSAVERLGTRAQYDDTLQQTASLVTKRAVLEAERTPAELRSSPEYEDLLDRIESLQSEMEDLASAFSPDDYRMLFRDLGTSSTSESA from the coding sequence GTGACACGGCGCGTGCTCATCGTCGAAGACGAACCCGAGGTGGCCGATCTCTATCGCGGATACCTCTCGGGAACCTACGACGTCACGGTCGCGAACACGGGCGCTGAGGCACTCGACATCGTCGACGACACGACCGACGCGGTACTCCTCGACCGACGGCTTCCGGACACCTCCGGCGCCGACGTGCTCGCGTCGATCCGCGATCGCGGCCTCGACTGTCGGGTCGCGATGGTGACCGCCGTCGAGCCGGACGTCGACATCGTCGAGATGGGGTTCGACCTGTACCTCGTGAAACCCGCCACCCGGGACGACATTCAGTCGGCCGTCGAACGCCTGGGGACGCGCGCCCAGTACGACGACACCCTCCAGCAGACCGCCTCGCTTGTCACGAAACGGGCGGTACTCGAGGCAGAGCGGACCCCGGCCGAACTCCGCTCCTCGCCGGAGTACGAGGACCTGCTCGACCGCATCGAGTCGCTGCAGTCGGAGATGGAGGACCTCGCGTCCGCGTTCTCGCCGGACGACTACCGGATGCTGTTTCGCGACCTCGGCACGTCGTCCACGTCCGAGTCGGCCTGA
- a CDS encoding RAD55 family ATPase, which translates to MVATVPTGIDGLDSVLNGGLVENATVLVSGNPGTGKSLFGIQYLYNGVIDHDEHGIYISFEENAEDIRQAAESIGFDRWGDLVDDGSIKVYDKQHMLREGDFSSALDTLLEDFANASYDRLVLDSLTMFSLFFEDEKEKRTYLLKFSDILKQNGLTSLLINEQGAVFPETEIGLENFLTDGNIYFIQTPTDSGVNRYVWVAKMRKQDIDTDIFPMEIDDGGIKVYERAGGFSMMGRDGPDAGF; encoded by the coding sequence ATGGTAGCCACTGTTCCGACCGGGATCGACGGGCTCGACTCCGTCCTCAACGGCGGTCTCGTCGAGAACGCGACGGTGCTCGTGAGCGGAAACCCCGGGACGGGGAAGTCCCTCTTCGGGATCCAGTACCTCTACAACGGCGTCATCGACCACGACGAACACGGGATCTACATCTCCTTCGAGGAGAACGCCGAGGACATCCGGCAGGCGGCCGAGTCGATCGGCTTCGACCGCTGGGGCGACCTCGTCGACGACGGGTCGATCAAGGTGTACGACAAACAGCACATGCTCCGGGAGGGCGACTTCTCGTCGGCGCTCGACACGCTGTTGGAGGACTTCGCGAACGCCTCCTACGACCGGCTGGTGCTCGACTCGCTGACGATGTTCTCGCTGTTCTTCGAGGACGAGAAGGAGAAGCGCACGTACCTCCTGAAGTTCTCGGACATCCTGAAGCAGAACGGCCTCACCTCGCTGCTCATCAACGAGCAGGGGGCGGTGTTCCCCGAGACGGAGATCGGCCTGGAGAACTTCCTCACCGACGGGAACATCTACTTCATCCAGACGCCGACCGACTCCGGCGTCAACCGCTACGTCTGGGTGGCGAAGATGCGCAAGCAGGACATCGACACCGACATCTTCCCGATGGAGATCGACGACGGCGGGATCAAGGTGTACGAGCGCGCGGGCGGCTTCTCGATGATGGGTCGCGACGGCCCGGACGCCGGGTTCTGA
- a CDS encoding helix-turn-helix domain-containing protein has translation MPADDEEIIEVLGNKYNPEILDAAGEPKSAQELSDQLDVPIATCYRRINELENTELLELHDRPLSDEHRRIKVYRRCVDGVNVTFRDGLTVELEERSEVKNKLDDVWRTMTDG, from the coding sequence ATGCCTGCGGACGACGAGGAGATCATCGAGGTGCTGGGGAACAAGTACAACCCCGAGATCCTCGACGCGGCGGGCGAGCCGAAGTCGGCACAGGAGCTCTCGGATCAGCTCGACGTGCCGATCGCCACCTGTTACCGCCGCATCAACGAGTTGGAGAACACCGAGCTGTTGGAGCTGCACGACCGTCCGCTCTCGGACGAACACCGCCGGATCAAGGTGTACCGCCGGTGCGTCGACGGCGTGAACGTGACGTTCCGGGACGGGCTGACCGTCGAATTGGAGGAGCGATCCGAGGTGAAGAACAAGCTCGACGACGTGTGGCGGACGATGACCGACGGCTGA
- a CDS encoding archaellin/type IV pilin N-terminal domain-containing protein — protein sequence MFEFITDEEERGQVGIGTLIVFIAMVLVAAIAAGVLINTAGFLQSKSQETGQQSSKQVSNRLQEVVTVGQVSGSEVTAVNVTVTQAPGAGEIDLENATINWIGPSGTETLTHNSSGADGWEFTTVAVKNTDDSNTVLNDADDRFNINFDLGASNGPGNLQEGQSVTIKINTMAGATTSIRFTVPESLGQKTAVEL from the coding sequence ATGTTCGAATTCATCACGGACGAGGAAGAGCGCGGGCAGGTCGGTATCGGGACACTCATCGTGTTCATCGCGATGGTGCTGGTGGCGGCGATCGCCGCCGGCGTCCTGATCAACACCGCGGGATTCCTCCAAAGTAAGTCACAGGAAACGGGTCAACAGAGCAGTAAACAGGTCAGCAATCGCCTTCAGGAGGTCGTGACCGTCGGGCAGGTGTCCGGTAGCGAGGTCACCGCGGTGAACGTGACGGTGACGCAGGCGCCCGGCGCCGGCGAGATCGACCTGGAGAACGCGACGATCAACTGGATCGGGCCGTCCGGGACGGAGACGCTGACGCACAACTCCTCCGGAGCGGACGGGTGGGAGTTCACCACCGTAGCGGTCAAGAACACCGACGACTCGAACACGGTCCTCAACGATGCAGACGACCGGTTCAACATCAACTTCGATCTCGGCGCCAGCAACGGCCCCGGTAACCTGCAGGAGGGACAGTCGGTGACGATCAAGATCAACACGATGGCCGGCGCGACCACGAGCATCCGCTTCACGGTGCCCGAGTCGCTCGGTCAAAAGACCGCGGTCGAACTGTAA
- a CDS encoding archaellin/type IV pilin N-terminal domain-containing protein, which produces MFEFITEEEERGQVGIGTLIVFIAMVLVAAIAAGVLINTAGFLQSKSQETGQQSSKQVSNRLQEVVTTGTVNQSTNVIEAVNVTVTQAPGAGEIDLENATITWIGPEGTFILNHENASTQVDDSFTTSVVKNAEGSPTVLNDPDDRFDINFDLTASSDEPNLLEEGDEVTIKINTMSGATTTIRFTVPESLGQKEGVEL; this is translated from the coding sequence ATGTTCGAGTTCATCACCGAGGAGGAAGAGCGCGGCCAGGTCGGTATCGGGACGCTCATCGTGTTCATCGCGATGGTGCTCGTGGCGGCGATCGCCGCGGGTGTCCTGATCAACACCGCGGGCTTCCTCCAGAGCAAGTCACAGGAGACCGGCCAGCAGTCCAGCAAGCAGGTCAGCAACCGCCTCCAGGAGGTCGTCACGACCGGAACCGTCAACCAATCTACCAACGTCATCGAGGCGGTGAACGTGACGGTGACGCAGGCGCCCGGCGCCGGCGAGATCGACCTGGAGAACGCGACGATCACCTGGATCGGTCCGGAGGGCACGTTCATCCTCAACCACGAGAACGCGAGCACGCAGGTGGACGACTCGTTCACCACGTCCGTCGTGAAGAACGCGGAGGGCTCGCCCACCGTGCTCAACGATCCGGACGACCGGTTCGACATCAACTTCGATCTCACCGCAAGCAGCGACGAGCCGAACCTCCTCGAGGAGGGCGACGAGGTGACGATCAAGATCAACACGATGTCCGGCGCGACGACGACGATCCGCTTCACCGTGCCCGAATCGCTCGGGCAGAAGGAAGGCGTCGAGCTGTAA